The nucleotide sequence TTACAAACTCCATGAGGTCATATATCACAATTTTTGTATCTCTGAATCTCTAATACTTAGCCCAGAACCCTTCATATATTAGATGCTTATTATGCTTGTTAAAGAGTATTAAGCTTTTTTTATTAAGTAGAGAAATTACTGGATATGCaaactaaatttcttttttcaatagtAAACATTACTTTACAAAATAACATTGCTTGGGGTATTTTTCTAGCTATATTCCCAGTATAATCTCATTACTAGCTAGAAAAAATATACCTATGTTTTTAAGCTCTTTTCTTCTGAGAAGCTCAAGGATTTTTTACACAGACCTTATCTCATCAATCCTTAGAACATCCCTGAGGTAActggagatggaaaggaaaaaaatagaatttgaatCCATAATCCACATGAATCCATAAATTCATAAATTCCACTCAGAAAAACTCCCATCtaatttttcagtttatgtgCATTTTGCCACCATTTCCCTTCTAAATCCACCTAAGTTAACCTATTTACTCATTACATCTGGATATGCTGATGTGGGCAAAAGTGTTACTATTTGCTCAAGAGAGCAAAGTTTTCAGAAAGTATTATACAGAGTAAGTAACAAAAGAACAACATAAAAAAATGACAACTCTAATTGCTTAACAGAAAACTGACTACTGAGGCTACTGACTACAGGTTTACTTTAGACTACTAGCTATTTAGGAATTAGacacattattttcttcaaattttaataATCAGAGACCAGCAGCCCAATCACAGCTTTCACTTTCTTCTGCTCCCCATCACTTGGTTCTTTTGTACCCTTATAGTAGCCCTTACTGACTACCCACCCAGGAACCATTCTCCTCCTTTTCCATATTAATAGAATCCCACTTCTGTTCAGGCAACATTGGGCTCAGCCCCAGGGGATGATCATAACTGATCTTCTTAGCCAATCCTAGCAATCCTATTCCCCTTTCTAAATGACTGGTATAAAATTGgacctgtgggggcgcctgggtggctcagcgggttaaagcctctgccttcagctcgggtcatgatcccagggtcgggctctctgctcagtggggagcctgcttcctcctctctctctgcctgcctctctgcctacttgtgatctctatctgtgaaataaataaatcttaaaaaaaaaaaaaaaaaattggacctGTGATCTAAAACTGGCCAAAaaattgaaagaagttgctaggGATTCTTTCCTCCCTGATGAGAGGTCAGCAAGAACAGGCTACTTAATATATACATTGtgcaaagctggaaaaaaattcatcttttgcCCCCAACCAATTTCCCTGTACTTGAGAAGTTGCCAGCTTGAATTCGATGCATAGAGCTGTACCACTCTCTTGCAACCACAAGTGAAGACCAAGAAAACTTCAGTGATTCTGACTGCAACCAGACATAAGTGAGTCTCTATCTTTCAGGCTTCCTGTTAtatgaaatgttatttttgtcTACGTCACTAAGGATCAGATACTCTATGCCTTAAAGCTGAAAGCATCCTAATTAATTAACACAAGTAGGCCAATaaatcagaaaagaagggaagtaCACATTtaattactgagcacttactattaCATCTGTAATCTCATTTATGAAAATTACTAatctttctattttgtttttataaaaacaaaagcttaataAAGTTATATAGTTAATAGTAAGAATGTTAAAATTGAAGTCCATACCTGAAACCAAActttgcattctttttaaaatcccttCCTCCTTGTTTACAGttctttattaaaaagataaaccAGTAAGTTGATGTTAATAGCAAGCAAAACTCAGGAAGAGCTAAGGAATATCCATTATTCTTATAACCTTGTCATAGGATCTATAGCCCTCAACTCTACTTTGTATCAAAGTTACAAGGAGAGGGATGCATGGCTGagtggcttagtccgttaagtttctgactcttggttttggctcaggttgtgatctcagggtcatgagatcgagccctgggtccAGCTCCATCCACACTgaacacggagtctgcttgtgacTCCCTCTCTCCCCGACCCCCCtcggataaatcttaaaaaaaaaaaaaaagacattggggaaaaagacaaaatatgtgtatatgtgtataaaaagTTACAGAATCTCTAGCAGAGTGACCAAACTCTTCTACACCAAAAAGTAAGATGGACTTCAAGTGTAATATTCAATTtctcaagaattaaaaaatatgaagtcaATCACAAGTAtttctttaaccaaaaaaaaacaaaaaaaaaaacttccttatTTCAAACTATTCCATTAACCAAGTATCTATCAATATAGAAACCACAAAGTTAACACTTCCTCAATTTTCATCTGTTCATGGAAAGTGATTCAACTTAAATCTTGGCAACAAAAAAGGTTATATAAACACTAAGATTCAGCAAggtcatttttttatttagaaatttactAGAACTGGATGTTCCAAGCTATTTATAATGTCATCTCAACCAGAAGTATATTCACCTTATATTGACTTTATTAATCTCTAATTGAGCTTAATAAAGTGGGCATGCAGTATTTCtgacttaaaacacacacaactTACCTTCCCACATGCTCTGCAATGATGCCTCCTTTTGGTGAATGTAAACCTGGCTTCACATTTCATGCAGTTTGGAGCCTGAGAATCTGGTACCCATACGGGAGCCACCTCACCCAGAGTAGTAAATGGCTTTCTGGCAGAAATTCCAAACTGACCAGCTCTGAGATCATTATCTGGGCTTTCTGGAGCTAAAGCAAGGCACGGTCTACTGGATATCCCAGACTCATAGCTTTCTAAATGTTCCCCATTTGTATCAGCAATAGAGATGTTTCCCAAGGAGGCATTGCATACATTGGTTGCTGAGTTCTCCCCTAATTTTGCTTTCCCAAGaacatcatttttgtttttaatattatttccaCTATTTGTAGGAAGGTCATTTTGTAAATGGTCAGACAATGGCTTTGGAATTTGAAGTTTAAGATTAGAAGGTTGCTTGGGTCTTGCACCACCAAAAGGAACACTGATAGACTGCAGGTTTGCTACTATCTTGGGTGAAGACTGCCCGAGCACTGATGGAACTTGGCTACAGAAACTgtgtaaataatttttcttcattaggTCACCAGTGCTATTTAAAAGTAGTCCACTTCCTTCTGTGGCTTCATTTCCTCTCTGTTCATAAATATTTGAGTAGCATTCTGACTTgctctcttctatttctttttcttctgttactgAATCTTCTTTGGAGGGTAAAGTCTttggaacaaaacaaacaactggGCTCTGCATTCCATAGGAATCACAATTAGATAGAGAATTTGCTGCTGGTGTATCCATAGTGGAAAAATCACATCCTTCACTTTCATTGGTGCAAGTTCCTTTTAAATCTAGACCTGCTTCTGCCATTCTATCACACTCTCCTCCACTATCATTGTAAATGTCCTCAGGCTCATTCATTGGCAGaaacttctcattttctttatttatttggctgtCATTCATATCATTTAGCTTAGTCAATTTCCAATTAGTCATCTCCTGAGAGTCAGAGAAATGCTCTGTCATATTAAGAAGTTCCGTACTGCCAAGAATTTCTTCATGTTCACAACCTTCCTTTTTGTCAGCTCTAACATCACTAGGCACAAGACAATCTGAAAACTGTTCACAGTTATCATCCCTTCCAGACCCATTAGGTATGTCTGTTTTGAGAAGCAAAGGTAAACCAGATCGGACAGATTCTTCAGTTGTTCTCTCCTCTGTTGACTCTTTTTTCATCAAAATCCCCTCATTCAAGTGGGAAAAGGAGTTTGGACTCCCTAGATCTGTCTTAGCAGAGCTGGTCTGGCCAGTAAGAATATCATCTGGTATATAGTTCTCTTGCTTTTTAGCAGCAGGACCCTCATCTGTTCCCTGGGATGAGACTATTGAATCAATTGTTAAACTTGTAATCACAGACATGGGTGGGTCTCTACCTGTATTTTCATCATCCTTTAATTGTGAAGGGGAACAGACACTGGCTAGATTATCAGATGAAGTAGTACATGTATGTTTAACAGAATCCCCCATTGCACTTGATCTATTCAACAGATCtatttgtttctctgagttcatATCTTTTTCAGTGGACCCATTTATACTAAAACTAAATTGATCAGTTTGTCTGTTTTCGTTATCCAGTGAACAGCTAAAAGCATCCATGAGGGACTgactattataattattacaatCCTGCAAATCGTTTTGTAATGTCCTCTTATCACAGTTATGCATGACGGCTACGACAAGAACATTCTTCTCGTCTGGCAGACAAGCTAGGTTTCCACATTTCTTCTCTCCGACTTCAACAGTACTACATTGATCATCTCGATTACAGTTCCTCTTAATTAACTGATCTTCTACAACAGCATTTTCATCAATCCACATTGTGCTGATCTCTGGATTCAGATTATAGTCCTGTCCATTAGCACAAtgatcctctccctctgtggtcaAAGAAGCTGAATGAGCCAGAGAGAAGACTTTTAGTTGTGGCTGTGACTCATTAGAAACTGCAGGTTCATTCACACTGGCCAATGCGGGGTTAAATGACAGTCGGTGAGACGGGGGATCTAGAATCTTATTCCACTTGGTATCCAATAAAATAGGAGAAACTGTTTcatctgaaaagataaataattacAATAAGTTTCCTGGTGTCACTAGAAAAGCTAGGACTCAATTAACTATATGTGCAaacattctgaaaataaaatattcccagGATATCTAAAAATAGAATATTCCTAGAATatgaaatttctaatttttagctaagaataaaaaaaatattcttcagacTGTTTCTATATTACATGTCACCAAATGGTAATATCCCAGAAGAttccaaacaacaaaagaattctACCTCAATCTACTAACATAATTAAAGATGGCACAGAGGCTATACTTGGTACCGGGGGCAGGCAGTAGCAATCAGAAAGACCTTCAATTGGCTGGGTACAACATAGGGTGCAGACTAATCTAAGCTGGAAAAAAATTAGGACAAGTAATTGAGTAAGAGGGAAAACAAAGGAATATTCTGTGGAGACAGAGTGATCTATAATCTACATGATGACTGGAATGTGGGTTACATTGATGTATTTACTTATCAAAACTGGTACACTTaagatttatacattttaatgtatgtaaatt is from Meles meles chromosome 1, mMelMel3.1 paternal haplotype, whole genome shotgun sequence and encodes:
- the ZFYVE9 gene encoding zinc finger FYVE domain-containing protein 9 isoform X2; protein product: MENYFQAEAYNLDKVLDEFEQNEDETVSPILLDTKWNKILDPPSHRLSFNPALASVNEPAVSNESQPQLKVFSLAHSASLTTEGEDHCANGQDYNLNPEISTMWIDENAVVEDQLIKRNCNRDDQCSTVEVGEKKCGNLACLPDEKNVLVVAVMHNCDKRTLQNDLQDCNNYNSQSLMDAFSCSLDNENRQTDQFSFSINGSTEKDMNSEKQIDLLNRSSAMGDSVKHTCTTSSDNLASVCSPSQLKDDENTGRDPPMSVITSLTIDSIVSSQGTDEGPAAKKQENYIPDDILTGQTSSAKTDLGSPNSFSHLNEGILMKKESTEERTTEESVRSGLPLLLKTDIPNGSGRDDNCEQFSDCLVPSDVRADKKEGCEHEEILGSTELLNMTEHFSDSQEMTNWKLTKLNDMNDSQINKENEKFLPMNEPEDIYNDSGGECDRMAEAGLDLKGTCTNESEGCDFSTMDTPAANSLSNCDSYGMQSPVVCFVPKTLPSKEDSVTEEKEIEESKSECYSNIYEQRGNEATEGSGLLLNSTGDLMKKNYLHSFCSQVPSVLGQSSPKIVANLQSISVPFGGARPKQPSNLKLQIPKPLSDHLQNDLPTNSGNNIKNKNDVLGKAKLGENSATNVCNASLGNISIADTNGEHLESYESGISSRPCLALAPESPDNDLRAGQFGISARKPFTTLGEVAPVWVPDSQAPNCMKCEARFTFTKRRHHCRACGKVFCASCCSLKCKLLYMDRKEARVCVICHSVLMNVAQPREQRRVWFADGILPNGEVADAAKLTVNGTSSAGTLAVSHDPVKPVTTSPLPTETDISLFSGSITQVGSPVGSAMNLIPEDGLPPILISTGVKGDYAVEEKPSQISVMQQLEDGGPDPLVFVLNANLLSMVKIVNYVNRKCWCFTTKGMHAVGQSEIVILLQCLPDEKCLPKDIFNHFVQLYRDALAGNVVGNLGHSFFSQSFLGSKEHGGFLYVTSTYQSLQDLVLPTPPYLFGILIQKWETPWAKVFPIRLMLRLGAEYRLYPCPLFSVRFRKPLFGETGHTIMNLLADFRNYQYTLPVVQGLVVDMEVRKTSIKIPSNRYNEMMKAMNKSNEHVLAGGACFNEKADSHLVCVQNDDGNYQTQAISIHNQPRKVTGASFFVFSGALKSSSGYLAKSSIVEDGVMVQITAENMDALRQALRDMKDFTITCGKADTEDPQEHIYIQWVDDDKNVNKGVISPIDGKSMESITSVKIFHGSEYKANGKVIRWTEVFFLENDDQHSCLSDPADHSRLTEHVAKAFCLALCPHLKLLKEDGMTKLGLRVTLDSDQVGYQAGSNGQPLPSQYMNDLDSALVPVIHGGACQLSEGPVVMELIFYILENIA